The proteins below are encoded in one region of Thermodesulfovibrio thiophilus DSM 17215:
- a CDS encoding ATP synthase subunit I translates to MDREVIKKINKQTSILVPVLAALSYIIWQNEIVVFNIALGGFISWLNLRELAWAIKKFFGKPMFQLTVIGLSYLKLGLIFLFLWFIAARGWFNVKGLLIGFIVILIVSIKEAYIYVKRQKLEEF, encoded by the coding sequence ATGGACAGGGAAGTAATAAAGAAGATCAATAAGCAAACCTCAATTTTAGTGCCAGTTTTAGCAGCATTAAGCTATATAATATGGCAAAATGAGATAGTTGTTTTTAATATAGCTCTCGGCGGGTTTATTAGCTGGTTAAATTTAAGAGAACTTGCATGGGCTATAAAAAAATTTTTTGGGAAACCCATGTTCCAGCTTACAGTAATAGGATTGAGTTATCTTAAGCTCGGTCTAATTTTTCTATTTCTCTGGTTTATTGCAGCCAGAGGATGGTTTAATGTTAAAGGACTATTAATAGGCTTCATAGTCATTCTTATTGTGTCTATAAAAGAAGCATATATTTATGTAAAAAGACAAAAATTAGAGGAGTTTTAA
- a CDS encoding AtpZ/AtpI family protein has product MTEEDTKQSIFRVILNASALGINFVLCVVIGAIIGYFIDKVLHSFPWFSIIFLIAGFAAGIKEIFRYIRKVNKTDGQGSNKEDQ; this is encoded by the coding sequence ATGACTGAAGAAGATACAAAACAATCTATCTTCAGGGTAATTCTGAATGCTTCAGCGTTAGGAATTAATTTTGTTCTGTGTGTAGTAATCGGAGCCATAATTGGATACTTTATTGATAAAGTTTTACATAGTTTTCCATGGTTTTCAATAATTTTTTTAATTGCTGGATTTGCCGCAGGAATAAAAGAGATTTTCAGATATATAAGGAAGGTAAATAAAACTGATGGACAGGGAAGTAATAAAGAAGATCAATAA